In Spinacia oleracea cultivar Varoflay chromosome 5, BTI_SOV_V1, whole genome shotgun sequence, a single window of DNA contains:
- the LOC110778931 gene encoding U11/U12 small nuclear ribonucleoprotein 25 kDa protein-like, producing MEWSEKNEGSTPGGRGGEGGGGGGGVVYCSENAKRAKLNSTLAALLDDPILSDVPKKPSLSDVDTLISLELGSAMRISVLKLDSTSFDVVVMNSATVKDLKLCIKKKVTEMEQSQMGHRHISWKHVWANYGLLYQNEKLLNESAVLQDFGIRNNSQVQFIPFITARLNKKHTKRKKHRFFHGLNKLS from the exons ATGGAATGGAGTGAGAAGAACGAGGGCTCAACTCCGGGCGGCAGAGGCggagaaggtggtggtggaggcgGAGGCGTAGTATACTGCAGTGAGAACGCGAAAAGGGCAAAGCTGAATTCAACGTTAGCCGCATTACTAGATGACCCCATTCTCTCAGATGTCCCAAAGAAGCCATCTTTATCCGATGTCGACACCCTTATCAGCTTAGAGCTCGGAAGTGCCATGCGTATCTCTGTACTCAAGCTCGACTCCACCTCCTTTg ATGTTGTGGTCATGAATTCGGCTACGGTGAAGGATTTGAAACTGTGTATTAAGAAGAAAGTTACTGAAATGGAACAATCACAGATGGGTCATCGTCATATTTCTTG GAAACATGTATGGGCGAATTATGGCCTTTTGTATCAAAATGAGAAACTACTCAATGAGAGTGCAGTTCTTCAGGATTTTGGCATACGTAATAATTCTCAG GTTCAATTTATACCTTTCATTACGGCAAGGCTAAACAAGAAAcacacaaaaagaaaaaagcatCGTTTTTTCCATGGTTTGAACAAGCTCTCGTAA